A genomic window from Osmia bicornis bicornis chromosome 6, iOsmBic2.1, whole genome shotgun sequence includes:
- the LOC114874524 gene encoding 14-3-3 protein zeta isoform X3 has protein sequence MSVDKEELVQRAKLAEQAERYDDMAASMKAVTETGVELSNEERNLLSVAYKNVVGARRSSWRVISSIEQKTEGSERKQQMAKEYREKVEKELREICYDVLGLLDKYLIPKASNAESKVFYLKMKGDYYRYLAEVATGETRNAVVEDSQKAYQEAFDIAKSKMQPTHPIRLGLALNFSVFYYEILNSPDKACQLAKQAFDDAIAELDTLNEDSYKDSTLIMQLLRDNLTLWTSDTQGDADEAQEGGDN, from the exons ATGTCCGTGGACAAGGAGGAATTGGTACAGCGCGCGAAGCTCGCCGAGCAGGCCGAAAGGTACGACGACATGGCAGCCTCGATGAAGGCAGTCACTGAAACGGGAGTCGAATTGTCGAACGAGGAAAGGAACCTGCTGTCGGTAGCCTATAAGAATGTCGTTGGCGCGAGACGTAGCTCGTGGCGAGTAATTTCCTCTATCGAGCAAAAGACCGAGGGTTCTGAGCGTAAACAGCAGATGGCCAAGGAATACCGAGAAAAGGTCGAGAAAGAGTTGCGCGAGATCTGTTACGATGTGTTG GGACTCCTTGATAAGTACCTGATCCCCAAGGCTAGCAATGCCGAGAGTAAAGTATTCTACCTCAAGATGAAGGGCGACTACTATAGGTATCTCGCAGAAGTCGCCACCGGAGAAACCAGAAACG CGGTAGTCGAGGATTCGCAGAAAGCGTACCAAGAGGCGTTCGACATAGCTAAGTCAAAAATGCAGCCTACGCATCCCATCAGGCTCGGTCTTGCTCTCAACTTCTCCGTTTTTTATTACGAGATTCTCAACTCGCCAGACAAGGCCTGCCAGCTGGCCAAACAG GCGTTCGATGATGCGATCGCAGAATTGGACACACTTAACGAGGACAGCTACAAAGATTCCACGCTAATCATGCAGCTTTTGCGCGACAACCTCACTCTCTGGACCAGTGACACGCAGGGTGACGCGGACGAAGCACAGGAGGGCGGCGACAACTAA
- the LOC114874524 gene encoding 14-3-3 protein zeta isoform X2 produces the protein MSVDKEELVQRAKLAEQAERYDDMAASMKAVTETGVELSNEERNLLSVAYKNVVGARRSSWRVISSIEQKTEGSERKQQMAKEYREKVEKELREICYDVLGLLDKYLIPKASNAESKVFYLKMKGDYYRYLAEVATGETRNAVVEDSQKAYQEAFDIAKSKMQPTHPIRLGLALNFSVFYYEIINSPARACHLAKQAFDDAIAELDTLNEDSYKDSTLIMQLLRDNLTLWTSDTQGDADEAQEGGDN, from the exons ATGTCCGTGGACAAGGAGGAATTGGTACAGCGCGCGAAGCTCGCCGAGCAGGCCGAAAGGTACGACGACATGGCAGCCTCGATGAAGGCAGTCACTGAAACGGGAGTCGAATTGTCGAACGAGGAAAGGAACCTGCTGTCGGTAGCCTATAAGAATGTCGTTGGCGCGAGACGTAGCTCGTGGCGAGTAATTTCCTCTATCGAGCAAAAGACCGAGGGTTCTGAGCGTAAACAGCAGATGGCCAAGGAATACCGAGAAAAGGTCGAGAAAGAGTTGCGCGAGATCTGTTACGATGTGTTG GGACTCCTTGATAAGTACCTGATCCCCAAGGCTAGCAATGCCGAGAGTAAAGTATTCTACCTCAAGATGAAGGGCGACTACTATAGGTATCTCGCAGAAGTCGCCACCGGAGAAACCAGAAACG CGGTAGTCGAGGATTCACAGAAGGCGTACCAAGAGGCGTTTGACATAGCGAAATCAAAAATGCAGCCTACTCATCCGATCAGGCTCGGTCTTGCTCTCAACTTCTCCGTTTTTTATtacgaaattattaattcaccGGCTAGAGCCTGTCATCTTGCCAAACAG GCGTTCGATGATGCGATCGCAGAATTGGACACACTTAACGAGGACAGCTACAAAGATTCCACGCTAATCATGCAGCTTTTGCGCGACAACCTCACTCTCTGGACCAGTGACACGCAGGGTGACGCGGACGAAGCACAGGAGGGCGGCGACAACTAA
- the LOC114874524 gene encoding 14-3-3 protein zeta isoform X1, which produces MSVDKEELVQRAKLAEQAERYDDMAASMKAVTETGVELSNEERNLLSVAYKNVVGARRSSWRVISSIEQKTEGSERKQQMAKEYREKVEKELREICYDVLGLLDKYLIPKASNAESKVFYLKMKGDYYRYLAEVATGETRNAVVDDSQKAYQDAFEISKSKMQPTHPIRLGLALNFSVFYYEILNSPDKACQLAKQAFDDAIAELDTLNEDSYKDSTLIMQLLRDNLTLWTSDTQGDADEAQEGGDN; this is translated from the exons ATGTCCGTGGACAAGGAGGAATTGGTACAGCGCGCGAAGCTCGCCGAGCAGGCCGAAAGGTACGACGACATGGCAGCCTCGATGAAGGCAGTCACTGAAACGGGAGTCGAATTGTCGAACGAGGAAAGGAACCTGCTGTCGGTAGCCTATAAGAATGTCGTTGGCGCGAGACGTAGCTCGTGGCGAGTAATTTCCTCTATCGAGCAAAAGACCGAGGGTTCTGAGCGTAAACAGCAGATGGCCAAGGAATACCGAGAAAAGGTCGAGAAAGAGTTGCGCGAGATCTGTTACGATGTGTTG GGACTCCTTGATAAGTACCTGATCCCCAAGGCTAGCAATGCCGAGAGTAAAGTATTCTACCTCAAGATGAAGGGCGACTACTATAGGTATCTCGCAGAAGTCGCCACCGGAGAAACCAGAAACG CCGTGGTAGACGACAGCCAGAAGGCATACCAGGATGCGTTCGAAATCAGCAAGTCAAAGATGCAGCCTACTCATCCGATCAGGCTAGGTCTCGCCCTCAACTTTTCCGTTTTCTATTACGAGATCCTCAACTCGCCAGACAAGGCCTGTCAGCTGGCCAAACag GCGTTCGATGATGCGATCGCAGAATTGGACACACTTAACGAGGACAGCTACAAAGATTCCACGCTAATCATGCAGCTTTTGCGCGACAACCTCACTCTCTGGACCAGTGACACGCAGGGTGACGCGGACGAAGCACAGGAGGGCGGCGACAACTAA
- the LOC114874525 gene encoding mRNA turnover protein 4 homolog, with product MPKSKRDKKISLTKTSKKGLVLKQQIVEDVRNCVEKYDSVFLISVHNMRNNKLKDLRAEWKDSRFFFGKNKVIALALGKSAEDEVTEGVHKLSAALRGQCGLLFTNRSKNEVLEWMEEYEEEDYARSGFVTQETITLPEGPMADFPHSIEPHLRQLGMPTALQKGVVTLLKEYTVCKKGQTLTPEQARILKLLDKQLATFKMIPLGVFSKKHGYEKLASEDDVKENIGAQMEVEEDKEIDNT from the exons atgcCAAAGTCAAAAAGAGATAAAAAAA TATCTCTCACTAAAACGAGCAAGAAAGGTCTTGTTCTGAAGCAACAAATTGTAGAAGATGTTAGAAATTGTGTTGAAAAATATGATAGCGTATTTCTTATATCCGTACACAATATGCGGAATAATAAACTTAAAGATTTACGAGCCGAATGGAAGGATAGTCGGTTTTTCTTTGGTAAAAACAAAGTGATAGCGTTAGCATTGGGTAAATCAGCGGAAGATGAAGTTACGGAGGGTGTACATAAATTGTCAGCGGCATTAAGAGGACAATGCGGTTTGCTTTTTACCAATCGAAGTAAAAACGAG GTATTGGAATGGATGGAAGAATATGAAGAAGAGGATTATGCCAGGTCAGGTTTTGTTACACAAGAGACTATAACATTACCTGAAGGACCTATGGCAGATTTTCCCCATAGTATAGAACCTCATTTGAGGCAATTAGGTATGCCTACAGCTCTGCAGAAAGGTGTGGTAACATTACTTAAAGAATACACTGTGTGTAAGAAAGGACAAACATTAACTCCAGAACAAGCACGAATTTTG AAATTGCTTGATAAACAACTAGCTAcatttaaaatgataccattAGGTGTGTTTTCTAAGAAACATGGATATGAGAAACTTGCATCTGAAGATGatgttaaagaaaatataggGGCACAAATGGAAGTAGAAGAAGACAAAGAAATCGATAATACATGA